A genomic stretch from Cryomorphaceae bacterium 1068 includes:
- a CDS encoding M28 family peptidase, which produces MRGLLAFIFFITVFQLYGQNLDQVKSDLEMLASPELAGRGYVDNGLAKASAFLQKRLNDIGLEPIVQSYGFSVNTFPKSSTLKVGKRQLKEGFDFIIDSRSVAAKGKWKIMRLDSAILLSSAVPVLPKGSIPVIDTKGIDTPEEVTVQHEFVKAALTRGPVILLKEKLTWSVGQQSLSNPIFEVLTSSFPEREEKLSLKTQPTQIDFTAQNIIAKIDGKSSDSLVVFTAHYDHLGMMGDALFAGASDNGTGTATLLDLASYYSQNQPEFDTYFIFFSGEEAGLIGSRYFVEYPTFDLDKIKFLINLDLMGSAEKGITIVNGRLYQERMAQMAAINTERDLVPKIKLRGKAANSDHYWFSENGVPAVFIYTEGNITAYHDVFDTPAVVDWSNYEEVFTLLVEFVKTL; this is translated from the coding sequence ATGAGAGGGCTTCTTGCTTTTATTTTCTTCATTACCGTATTTCAGCTATATGGTCAAAACCTCGATCAGGTAAAATCAGATTTGGAGATGCTCGCTTCTCCTGAATTGGCGGGAAGGGGCTATGTTGATAACGGTTTAGCGAAGGCTTCAGCATTTTTACAAAAGCGACTCAATGACATTGGACTGGAGCCAATCGTTCAATCTTATGGTTTCTCGGTCAATACTTTCCCGAAGTCTTCGACGCTAAAAGTCGGCAAACGGCAGCTCAAAGAGGGTTTTGATTTTATCATCGATTCTCGATCAGTTGCCGCGAAGGGCAAATGGAAGATTATGCGCTTGGATTCGGCGATTCTTCTTTCCTCTGCGGTTCCCGTTTTGCCGAAAGGCTCCATCCCCGTTATCGATACCAAGGGTATAGACACTCCCGAAGAAGTGACGGTTCAGCACGAATTTGTGAAGGCCGCTTTGACCAGAGGACCTGTCATACTTCTCAAAGAAAAATTGACTTGGTCGGTAGGTCAACAATCATTGAGTAATCCCATTTTTGAAGTCCTCACCTCTTCTTTCCCTGAGCGCGAAGAGAAGTTAAGTTTGAAAACACAACCGACGCAAATTGACTTCACCGCCCAAAACATCATTGCGAAGATCGATGGGAAAAGCTCAGATAGTCTCGTGGTTTTCACAGCGCATTATGATCATCTGGGAATGATGGGAGATGCCCTTTTTGCGGGGGCTAGCGACAATGGAACAGGGACGGCGACGCTGCTTGATTTGGCAAGCTATTATTCCCAAAATCAACCTGAGTTCGATACCTATTTCATCTTCTTTTCGGGAGAAGAGGCGGGGCTTATCGGCTCGCGGTATTTCGTGGAGTATCCCACATTCGATCTCGACAAGATCAAGTTTCTGATTAATCTAGATTTGATGGGCTCAGCCGAAAAAGGAATTACCATTGTTAACGGTCGGCTTTACCAAGAGCGTATGGCTCAAATGGCAGCCATCAATACTGAGAGAGACTTGGTCCCCAAAATCAAACTCCGTGGAAAAGCCGCGAATAGCGATCATTATTGGTTTTCCGAGAATGGAGTTCCTGCTGTCTTCATTTACACCGAAGGAAACATCACCGCTTACCACGATGTTTTCGATACACCCGCAGTGGTGGATTGGAGCAACTACGAGGAAGTTTTTACCTTGCTCGTGGAATTCGTCAAAACCCTCTAG
- the rsmI gene encoding 16S rRNA (cytidine(1402)-2'-O)-methyltransferase yields MSKLYLVPTPVGNLGDMTFRSVEVLKSVAAILAEDTRTSGKLLKHFEIDNSMIPFHAHNEHRMLERVIDRLKSGDELALITDAGTPGVSDPGFLLVRACAENDIVVETLPGATAVIPALINSGLPADRFCFEGFLPPKKGRNKRLTGLAEEERTMIFYESPHRIVKTLVQFAEFFGEDRQAALVREISKIHEETVRGTLGELVAKYTDHPPKGEIVLVVNGIK; encoded by the coding sequence TTGTCAAAACTCTATCTGGTTCCTACGCCTGTCGGCAATCTCGGCGACATGACTTTTCGTTCGGTCGAAGTGCTCAAATCGGTAGCGGCCATTCTCGCTGAAGATACCCGTACTTCAGGAAAGCTCCTCAAGCATTTTGAAATCGACAACTCAATGATCCCTTTCCATGCGCACAATGAGCATCGGATGCTGGAACGTGTGATCGATCGATTAAAAAGTGGAGATGAATTAGCGTTGATCACCGATGCAGGAACTCCCGGAGTTTCTGACCCCGGCTTTTTGCTGGTTCGGGCTTGCGCCGAAAACGATATTGTTGTGGAAACGCTTCCTGGTGCTACTGCCGTAATTCCTGCTTTGATTAATTCAGGATTGCCTGCAGATCGGTTTTGTTTTGAAGGATTTCTTCCTCCGAAAAAGGGCCGCAACAAGCGACTTACCGGTTTAGCAGAAGAGGAGCGAACCATGATTTTTTACGAATCGCCGCACCGCATTGTCAAGACCTTGGTTCAGTTTGCCGAATTTTTTGGGGAAGATCGTCAGGCCGCATTGGTAAGGGAAATTTCAAAAATTCACGAGGAAACCGTTCGCGGAACTTTGGGTGAATTGGTTGCGAAATACACCGATCATCCGCCGAAAGGCGAAATTGTTTTAGTCGTAAACGGAATAAAGTAA
- a CDS encoding zinc-binding dehydrogenase, with protein MKAVFLKSFGKPEQAFEIREVEKPTCKDSQVLIKVEAFGLNFADVLARSGMYPETPPTPCVIGYEVVGRIEEAGSEVPAGYVGKRVVALTRFGGYSEYAATDYRALTEITDDFEAAKALALGTQGTTAYVCFEESMNLYKGDRVLVHAAAGGVGLMLCQLALAKGCEVFGTASQSKKLDFLKEMGVQHPINYREQDYSEAINKILKKDRLDATFNSLAGKSTKKDLKLLGAGGKFVIFGAASRVGGSKGMISGLKLLWQTGFFSPLTFIMRSKSVIGINILKLGDYKPQVVAKCMQETVALAEKGVLKPVVHETYTVEQLAEAHKALENRGTIGKLAVKW; from the coding sequence ATGAAAGCAGTATTCTTAAAATCATTCGGGAAGCCCGAACAAGCTTTTGAAATCAGAGAAGTAGAAAAACCCACTTGTAAGGACTCACAGGTTTTGATCAAGGTGGAGGCCTTTGGTTTAAATTTCGCCGATGTGCTGGCCCGAAGCGGTATGTATCCGGAAACACCTCCTACACCTTGCGTGATTGGCTACGAAGTAGTGGGACGGATCGAAGAAGCGGGAAGTGAGGTGCCTGCGGGCTATGTGGGGAAACGCGTAGTAGCTCTCACTCGCTTTGGAGGATACTCCGAATATGCTGCTACAGATTATCGGGCTCTGACAGAAATAACAGATGACTTTGAAGCAGCCAAAGCACTAGCTTTAGGAACACAGGGAACCACGGCCTACGTTTGCTTTGAAGAGAGTATGAACCTTTACAAAGGTGATCGGGTGCTCGTTCATGCCGCGGCAGGAGGAGTTGGATTGATGCTTTGCCAGCTGGCATTGGCCAAAGGATGTGAAGTTTTCGGAACAGCGAGTCAATCGAAGAAACTAGACTTTTTAAAAGAAATGGGTGTTCAGCATCCGATCAATTATAGAGAGCAGGATTACTCCGAAGCCATCAACAAGATTTTAAAGAAAGATAGGCTTGATGCTACTTTCAATTCATTGGCGGGAAAGAGCACCAAGAAGGATTTAAAGCTTTTGGGTGCAGGCGGAAAGTTTGTGATTTTCGGAGCGGCGTCGCGGGTAGGAGGTTCGAAAGGGATGATCTCAGGCTTGAAGTTACTCTGGCAAACGGGATTCTTTTCACCACTCACCTTCATTATGCGATCCAAGTCAGTAATTGGTATCAACATACTGAAACTAGGAGATTACAAACCCCAAGTGGTAGCGAAGTGCATGCAGGAAACCGTGGCTCTTGCCGAGAAAGGAGTCTTAAAACCCGTCGTTCATGAAACTTACACTGTTGAGCAATTGGCGGAAGCCCACAAAGCTTTGGAGAATCGCGGAACGATTGGAAAGCTGGCGGTGAAGTGGTAA
- a CDS encoding SDR family oxidoreductase, which produces MRILITGGAGYLGTEISLRLMNHEEVESIRIYDNLSRKNYNIFLGPERLNGKTSFVEADILDSYTLKKEIAQADLVIHLAAKVSTPFADISPHLFDQVNHWGTAELSYALEESSCEKVIYLSSASVYGSGEESATPESTPNPKTFYGISKLKGEEHIARLAGKKEVSIVRCANVYGYSKSMRFDSVINRFVFQAKNFNRVTINGSGEQLRAFVHIERVAGFIEKLCFAKNKKKIYNLVDRNLSVNDVAYTLKDIMPEMEMLYVDQQLKLREIRVNEDANVKALIGAPEAEFQKELEDFLGKMA; this is translated from the coding sequence ATGAGAATACTAATCACCGGTGGGGCGGGATACCTCGGAACGGAAATCAGCTTACGCTTGATGAATCACGAAGAGGTGGAGTCGATCCGCATTTACGACAACCTCAGCCGAAAAAATTACAATATTTTTCTAGGACCTGAGCGACTGAATGGGAAGACGAGTTTTGTAGAAGCGGACATCCTTGATTCGTACACGCTGAAGAAAGAAATCGCCCAAGCTGATTTGGTCATTCACCTTGCAGCAAAGGTGAGCACGCCTTTTGCAGACATCAGCCCACACCTTTTTGATCAAGTGAACCATTGGGGAACCGCAGAGCTGAGTTATGCTCTTGAAGAGTCCTCGTGTGAGAAAGTGATCTATTTGAGCAGCGCCAGTGTTTATGGCTCAGGTGAAGAATCAGCTACACCCGAATCGACTCCAAACCCTAAGACCTTCTACGGAATTTCTAAGCTCAAAGGTGAAGAACACATCGCTCGATTAGCGGGAAAGAAAGAGGTTTCCATCGTTCGATGTGCCAATGTTTACGGCTACTCCAAAAGCATGCGCTTTGATTCAGTGATCAATCGATTTGTGTTTCAAGCCAAGAATTTCAACCGAGTGACCATCAATGGATCAGGTGAACAGCTTAGGGCTTTTGTTCATATCGAAAGAGTGGCCGGCTTTATCGAAAAACTCTGCTTCGCAAAAAACAAAAAGAAGATTTACAATCTCGTTGATCGCAATCTATCTGTCAATGATGTGGCGTATACACTCAAGGACATTATGCCCGAAATGGAGATGCTCTATGTCGACCAGCAGCTAAAGCTAAGAGAGATAAGAGTGAATGAGGATGCCAATGTAAAAGCACTGATCGGAGCCCCTGAAGCCGAATTTCAAAAAGAGCTGGAGGATTTTTTGGGGAAGATGGCTTAG
- a CDS encoding phosphoadenylyl-sulfate reductase, with product MKVEAIIAELGKLEAEGKKMFLTSSFQTHSIPLLHIVSRSEVPIPIYCLNTGFLFPETLTFRDELANKLKLDLKTISSSTPKHQQKDANGNFFFTSNPDYCCHLNKVEPTERLLHKYNIWVNGVRADQNLNRRNMTTYQAAKFGTERFHPMLDWSGKDIFDYIKEHDLPRHPLDAQGYQSIGCIPCTRKTDLNDPRAARWFGLSKTECGLHTELTEK from the coding sequence ATGAAAGTAGAGGCCATAATCGCTGAATTAGGAAAGCTAGAGGCAGAAGGCAAGAAGATGTTTCTGACCTCATCGTTTCAAACACACTCCATACCACTGTTGCACATTGTAAGTAGAAGTGAAGTTCCCATCCCGATTTACTGTCTGAACACAGGGTTTCTATTTCCTGAGACGTTGACTTTTCGAGATGAACTAGCCAATAAGTTGAAATTGGACTTAAAAACGATCTCTTCTTCCACCCCAAAACACCAGCAGAAGGATGCAAATGGGAATTTCTTTTTCACATCCAACCCCGATTATTGCTGCCACCTCAACAAGGTTGAGCCCACCGAGCGATTGCTTCACAAGTATAACATTTGGGTAAATGGTGTGAGGGCAGATCAAAATTTGAATCGGCGAAATATGACCACATATCAAGCTGCCAAGTTTGGCACTGAACGCTTCCACCCAATGCTCGACTGGTCGGGCAAAGACATTTTTGACTACATCAAGGAGCACGACCTTCCCAGACATCCGCTGGACGCCCAAGGCTACCAAAGTATTGGCTGCATCCCATGTACGCGAAAAACGGATTTGAACGATCCTCGTGCAGCCAGATGGTTTGGCCTCAGCAAAACTGAATGTGGCCTTCATACCGAACTGACAGAAAAATAA
- a CDS encoding Lrp/AsnC ligand binding domain-containing protein, whose amino-acid sequence MNYQIDKLDRQILEILSANARTPYTEIAEKLIVSAGTIHVRMKKMEAAGVVKGTEIVVDSIKLGFDLTAFIGVFLDKGAVYQNVIKQLNEINEIVEAYYTTGGYSIFLKVVCKNTENLREVLNEKIQQVDGIQRTETMISLEQSIRRKAPLSQKD is encoded by the coding sequence ATGAATTATCAGATCGATAAACTCGACAGGCAGATACTGGAGATATTAAGTGCAAATGCTCGCACGCCTTACACCGAAATTGCCGAAAAACTGATTGTTTCCGCGGGAACCATCCATGTTCGTATGAAAAAGATGGAGGCTGCAGGAGTGGTGAAGGGAACCGAAATCGTAGTGGACTCTATCAAACTGGGTTTTGATCTTACCGCATTTATCGGAGTCTTTTTAGACAAAGGAGCAGTATACCAAAACGTAATCAAGCAGCTCAATGAGATCAATGAAATAGTCGAGGCCTACTACACTACGGGCGGCTACAGCATCTTTTTAAAAGTAGTTTGTAAAAACACCGAGAATCTGAGGGAGGTGTTGAATGAAAAAATTCAACAGGTAGATGGAATACAACGCACCGAGACGATGATTTCCTTGGAGCAGAGCATCCGCAGGAAGGCACCTCTTTCACAGAAAGACTAA
- the recJ gene encoding single-stranded-DNA-specific exonuclease RecJ — MDRLVNKESGLESKKFTWKKLSAPNRERVRTLHEKFPRLHPVLAELLIARGLNSVEKIAAYFSTDIGALQSGTKMKDLEKAADRLIVAIQENKKIRLYGDYDVDGTTSVAMMSLFLENLDADFDHYIPDRYKEGYGVSDAGIDDAIQSEVNLFITLDCGIRAVDKIERLKDSGIDTIICDHHETGEKVPPAFAILNHKQEDCPYEEKILCGCGVALALIKEVVQKLEIDDFDFDRFYELAAIATCSDIVPLKGVNRAIVAKGLEVISRNPGYGVRALLGNAGHSGGAVQVSDIVFKIAPRINAAGRMDHANIGVKLLRVQSEEEAAELAEIIEKLNISRKERDIIITEEALELMFSEDPELENAATIVAKESWHKGLVGIVASRLMETCYRPTIVLTEIAGWLSGSARSTPAFNLHEALTVCSEHLEKYGGHAAAAGLTLRKEKLDQFKSDFEAYAKRVLGSQRKYPAIEIALELNFEDWHNTDYQEFYIQLNRFRPYGPENLPPVFATPHCRARNVKIVGGTHLKFTVHQDGSDERELPVIAFGFADKFDHMASGGAFELAYSIEENVWKDRRTLQLVAKDIKF, encoded by the coding sequence ATGGATCGATTAGTAAATAAAGAAAGTGGATTAGAGAGCAAGAAATTTACTTGGAAGAAGTTGAGTGCTCCCAACCGAGAAAGGGTGCGAACGCTCCATGAAAAGTTTCCGAGGCTCCATCCTGTACTGGCAGAGTTGCTGATAGCGAGGGGCTTGAATTCAGTAGAAAAGATCGCCGCGTATTTCTCTACTGACATTGGTGCTCTGCAGAGCGGCACCAAAATGAAGGATTTGGAAAAGGCGGCAGATCGACTGATTGTAGCCATCCAAGAGAACAAAAAAATTAGACTTTACGGCGATTATGATGTGGACGGCACGACGTCCGTGGCTATGATGAGCCTTTTTCTTGAAAACCTGGATGCCGATTTTGATCATTACATACCCGATAGGTACAAAGAGGGTTATGGTGTGAGTGATGCAGGCATAGACGATGCGATTCAATCTGAGGTGAATCTTTTCATCACGCTAGATTGCGGGATCAGGGCTGTAGATAAAATCGAGAGGCTCAAAGATTCGGGGATCGATACTATCATATGCGATCACCACGAAACGGGCGAAAAAGTCCCACCTGCATTTGCCATATTAAATCATAAGCAGGAGGACTGTCCTTATGAAGAGAAGATTCTCTGCGGTTGCGGTGTGGCACTAGCGCTCATTAAGGAAGTTGTGCAAAAGCTAGAGATCGATGACTTTGATTTCGATCGATTTTACGAACTAGCAGCCATTGCGACCTGCAGCGATATTGTTCCGCTCAAGGGAGTGAATCGGGCCATTGTAGCCAAAGGGCTCGAGGTCATATCGAGAAATCCCGGATATGGCGTCAGGGCTTTGCTGGGAAATGCTGGTCATAGCGGTGGAGCTGTTCAAGTCAGCGACATTGTATTCAAGATTGCACCGCGCATCAATGCCGCCGGAAGGATGGATCACGCCAATATCGGAGTGAAACTTCTTCGAGTACAATCCGAGGAAGAAGCGGCTGAACTGGCAGAGATAATCGAGAAGCTAAATATTTCCCGAAAGGAGAGGGACATTATCATAACGGAGGAAGCGCTGGAGCTGATGTTTTCTGAAGACCCCGAGCTGGAAAATGCCGCGACAATCGTGGCCAAAGAATCGTGGCACAAGGGGTTGGTAGGCATTGTGGCATCGCGGCTTATGGAGACATGCTATCGACCCACCATTGTACTCACAGAAATTGCCGGGTGGCTGAGTGGAAGCGCTCGAAGTACTCCCGCTTTCAACCTACACGAGGCACTCACCGTTTGTTCTGAGCATTTGGAAAAATACGGAGGTCATGCGGCAGCGGCAGGCCTTACGCTCAGAAAGGAGAAACTCGATCAGTTCAAGTCAGATTTTGAGGCTTACGCCAAAAGGGTACTCGGTTCGCAGAGAAAATACCCGGCCATTGAAATTGCTTTGGAATTGAATTTCGAAGATTGGCACAATACGGATTATCAGGAATTCTACATTCAGCTAAACAGATTCAGGCCTTATGGCCCTGAAAATTTACCTCCCGTTTTCGCTACACCTCATTGCCGTGCTCGTAATGTGAAAATAGTTGGTGGAACGCATTTGAAATTCACTGTTCACCAAGATGGTAGTGATGAGCGCGAACTTCCTGTGATTGCATTTGGCTTTGCCGATAAATTCGATCACATGGCTTCGGGTGGAGCTTTTGAATTGGCTTACAGCATTGAAGAAAACGTGTGGAAAGATCGAAGAACCCTTCAGCTTGTCGCAAAGGATATTAAGTTTTGA
- a CDS encoding mechanosensitive ion channel — MSDFFGYSFYESDLLHVTVGNILTLIFIIFLTRLVLRFYKVFVHKQIRALDVFDKEREALFIKSGKNIILLIGVVGAVVSLGLMPLLEAIFDYQLITTEKVTITVGNVFILIIILIITRILARLIRIILKKNFSRKTWVDEGKEYTVFKLTKYGLYGFAVLVGLTSIGIDMKLILAGAGALLVGIGFGLQYLFYDLISGLIILFEGPIKVGDVIEVDGLVARVKQIDIRTSKVLTRNGKYIIIPNSKLIGEKVVNWSHGTELTRFNVEVGVKYGSDTALVKDVLYHCALRHPDVSKNREIIVRFDNFGDSALIFTVFFWAKKTWVVETLQSEIRFDIDREFRKHNIHIPFPQRDLHIIAPSNQDPFKT, encoded by the coding sequence ATGAGCGACTTTTTTGGGTATAGCTTCTATGAGTCTGATCTGCTACATGTTACGGTAGGAAATATTCTTACGCTGATCTTTATCATATTCCTGACGCGTCTCGTACTTCGGTTTTATAAAGTATTCGTTCACAAGCAAATCAGGGCGCTTGATGTATTTGACAAAGAGAGAGAAGCTCTTTTTATCAAATCGGGGAAAAACATCATTCTACTGATCGGTGTGGTGGGAGCAGTTGTGAGTTTGGGGCTAATGCCTTTGTTGGAAGCTATTTTCGATTACCAACTCATCACCACTGAAAAAGTAACGATCACTGTTGGGAATGTTTTCATTCTCATCATTATCCTCATCATTACGAGAATCCTTGCCAGACTGATTCGAATTATTCTCAAAAAGAATTTCTCGCGAAAAACTTGGGTAGACGAAGGAAAGGAGTACACCGTATTTAAGCTGACCAAATACGGCCTATACGGTTTCGCCGTCTTGGTAGGTCTTACAAGCATCGGTATCGACATGAAGTTGATCCTAGCCGGTGCAGGTGCGCTTTTGGTGGGTATTGGTTTTGGATTGCAGTACTTATTCTACGATCTCATTTCGGGTTTGATCATTCTTTTTGAAGGACCTATTAAAGTGGGAGATGTGATAGAAGTTGATGGATTGGTAGCTCGGGTGAAGCAAATAGATATTCGTACTTCCAAGGTATTGACCCGAAACGGGAAATACATCATCATTCCCAATTCAAAACTGATCGGAGAAAAAGTGGTGAATTGGAGCCATGGAACCGAACTGACTCGATTTAATGTAGAAGTTGGTGTAAAGTATGGGAGTGATACGGCACTTGTCAAAGATGTCCTGTACCATTGTGCTCTCCGCCATCCCGACGTGAGTAAGAATCGCGAAATCATTGTTCGCTTTGATAATTTCGGAGATAGTGCTTTGATCTTTACGGTTTTCTTCTGGGCGAAAAAAACATGGGTTGTGGAAACTTTACAGAGTGAAATTCGCTTTGATATAGACAGGGAATTCAGGAAGCACAATATTCACATTCCATTCCCTCAGAGAGATCTTCACATCATTGCTCCGTCCAATCAGGATCCTTTCAAAACTTAA
- the dnaG gene encoding DNA primase has protein sequence MINRNTIDKIFEAARIEEVVADFVQLKRAGSNLKGLSPWSDEKTPSFFVSPAKGIFKDFSSGKGGNAVTFLMELEHMSYPEALRYIADKYAIEVEETEMGPKEKEDQSLRESLVLVNKFALESFEKNLWENDEGKSIGLSYFRERGFSDKTIRKFALGYALEKNDALLKTAVDAGHKEEHLLNLGLTKEGNYGKYDFFRGRVIFPIRNVSGRCIAFAGRTLKADNKVKYINSPESELYDKSKTLYGLYEGKQSIIKEDKCFLVEGYTDVISLNQAGVEYAVASSGTSLTSEQAKLIKRYTKNVSVLYDGDKAGINAALRGIDLLLTEGLQVKVLLFPEGHDPDSFARSVSQTELEEYLNTGAKDFTDFMIEVLMDGHPDDPIKRAEATRRIVESLSLITDQITRSIYIQRCSKKLEIPEKALLNELNKFLRKRTFRKAGVDPETIPDEPQHKEDQEGVIPVSDSTIWEKEVTRILINYGAQEIEVDIQSDEGEDEKVKVQVAEYILHDLLQDEISFKSEVFGGIIERFRIHFKEVGSFPTTEKLVRNAELSEAIAAMISSPYELSENWADKHRIYTDSEEKDLRRTVFDPLMRLKLSKIKTLMREVEQAIKSAESEEELNLHLQEKIKLDQMKIQLSDFFGSTII, from the coding sequence TTGATCAATAGAAATACCATAGACAAGATTTTTGAAGCAGCTCGTATCGAAGAGGTAGTCGCCGACTTCGTGCAGCTCAAAAGAGCAGGCTCAAATCTCAAAGGCCTGAGTCCGTGGTCTGATGAAAAAACGCCTTCGTTTTTCGTATCGCCGGCAAAAGGAATCTTCAAGGATTTTAGCTCGGGAAAAGGTGGAAACGCCGTGACCTTCCTGATGGAGCTGGAGCACATGTCATATCCTGAGGCGCTTCGATACATAGCCGATAAGTATGCCATTGAGGTGGAAGAAACCGAGATGGGACCTAAAGAGAAGGAGGATCAGAGCCTCCGCGAAAGCCTGGTGTTGGTCAACAAATTCGCTTTGGAATCTTTCGAGAAAAACCTTTGGGAAAACGACGAAGGAAAGTCCATCGGCCTGAGCTACTTTCGCGAAAGGGGATTTTCTGACAAGACCATCCGCAAGTTTGCACTGGGGTATGCACTGGAAAAAAATGATGCCCTCCTAAAAACGGCCGTAGATGCAGGTCACAAAGAAGAGCACCTTCTGAATTTGGGGCTGACCAAAGAGGGGAATTACGGGAAGTACGACTTCTTTCGAGGTCGGGTCATTTTCCCGATCAGAAATGTGAGCGGTCGTTGCATCGCTTTTGCCGGAAGGACGCTGAAAGCAGACAATAAGGTAAAATACATCAACTCTCCCGAAAGTGAACTCTACGACAAGAGCAAGACACTTTACGGACTTTACGAAGGAAAGCAGAGCATTATAAAAGAAGACAAGTGCTTCTTGGTGGAAGGATATACTGACGTAATCTCGCTCAATCAAGCAGGAGTTGAATACGCAGTGGCTTCGTCAGGAACTTCGCTTACTTCAGAGCAGGCCAAGCTGATCAAGCGCTACACGAAAAATGTCTCTGTTCTCTACGACGGGGACAAAGCGGGAATAAATGCCGCCTTGCGCGGAATAGACCTTCTCTTGACAGAGGGGCTTCAGGTCAAAGTATTGCTTTTCCCGGAAGGACACGACCCTGACTCATTCGCTCGATCAGTGTCTCAAACCGAGTTAGAGGAATACCTTAATACGGGTGCAAAAGATTTTACGGACTTTATGATCGAAGTCCTGATGGATGGTCATCCTGACGATCCCATTAAAAGAGCGGAGGCGACAAGAAGAATTGTTGAAAGCTTGTCGCTCATTACGGATCAGATTACGCGCAGTATTTACATTCAACGTTGCAGCAAGAAACTCGAAATTCCCGAGAAGGCCCTTCTCAACGAGCTCAACAAGTTTTTGCGAAAGCGAACTTTCCGAAAAGCAGGAGTCGATCCCGAAACAATTCCCGATGAGCCTCAACACAAAGAGGATCAAGAGGGAGTTATTCCCGTTTCAGATTCTACCATTTGGGAAAAAGAGGTCACGCGGATTCTGATCAACTACGGTGCTCAAGAGATCGAAGTGGATATACAGTCTGACGAAGGCGAGGATGAAAAGGTAAAAGTCCAAGTGGCTGAATACATTCTTCACGATCTGCTTCAAGATGAAATTTCGTTTAAGTCAGAAGTATTCGGAGGTATCATTGAGCGATTCAGAATTCATTTTAAAGAAGTAGGGAGTTTTCCTACCACCGAAAAATTGGTGAGAAATGCAGAATTGAGCGAAGCCATTGCTGCGATGATTTCAAGCCCTTACGAATTGAGCGAAAATTGGGCGGATAAGCACCGCATCTACACCGACTCTGAAGAGAAAGACCTACGCCGAACCGTCTTTGATCCCTTGATGCGATTGAAGCTGAGTAAAATTAAAACCTTGATGCGGGAAGTCGAACAAGCAATCAAGAGCGCAGAGAGCGAAGAAGAACTAAATTTGCACTTGCAAGAGAAAATCAAACTTGACCAAATGAAAATACAGTTGAGCGATTTTTTCGGAAGTACAATTATCTAG
- a CDS encoding polyprenyl synthetase family protein: protein MTGVKEIKAPISAEMDEFEHRFRESMRSKTPLLDKITHYIVKRKGKQMRPMFVFLSAKMCGGINDSTYVAASLIELLHTATLVHDDVVDDANLRRGFFSINALWKNKIAVLVGDFLLSRGLLMSVDEGEFELLKIVSNAVKEMSEGELMQMEKARKLDITEEVYFEIIRQKTASLIAACCQSGAHSSKTDLDSQERMRLFGEKTGIAFQLKDDLFDYNVNGKIGKPTGIDIKEKKMTLPLIYALAKAERRDRKWLINSVKNHHEDKNRVAKVIDYVMASGGIEYARDKMLAYRDEALEILHTFEEGEARNSLEALVNYTIERKK, encoded by the coding sequence ATGACAGGGGTTAAAGAAATAAAAGCTCCCATTTCTGCCGAAATGGACGAATTTGAGCATCGCTTTCGCGAGTCGATGAGGAGCAAGACCCCCTTGCTCGATAAAATCACCCACTACATTGTAAAGCGGAAAGGGAAGCAGATGCGCCCTATGTTCGTGTTCTTATCGGCAAAAATGTGCGGAGGCATTAACGACAGCACTTATGTGGCGGCCTCTCTGATTGAGTTGCTCCACACAGCTACCCTTGTTCACGATGATGTGGTAGATGATGCCAATTTGCGCCGTGGTTTCTTTTCGATCAATGCCCTTTGGAAAAATAAGATAGCCGTATTGGTCGGCGACTTCCTCCTTTCTCGAGGACTACTGATGAGTGTGGACGAGGGAGAATTTGAGCTTCTGAAAATCGTGAGTAACGCTGTGAAGGAAATGTCGGAAGGAGAGCTGATGCAAATGGAGAAAGCTCGAAAGCTCGACATCACGGAAGAAGTTTATTTTGAAATCATCCGTCAAAAAACGGCATCGCTCATTGCAGCTTGCTGCCAAAGTGGAGCACACTCCTCCAAAACTGATTTGGATTCGCAGGAGAGAATGCGCCTTTTCGGCGAAAAAACGGGAATCGCTTTTCAACTCAAGGATGACCTTTTTGACTACAACGTCAATGGGAAAATTGGCAAGCCAACCGGGATTGACATCAAGGAAAAGAAAATGACCTTGCCTTTGATATACGCTTTGGCGAAAGCAGAAAGACGCGACCGAAAATGGTTGATCAACTCCGTGAAAAATCACCACGAAGACAAGAATCGAGTAGCGAAAGTAATCGACTATGTCATGGCATCAGGAGGTATAGAATATGCTCGAGATAAAATGCTCGCCTACCGAGATGAGGCTTTGGAAATTCTTCATACTTTTGAAGAAGGCGAGGCCAGAAATTCTTTGGAAGCCCTCGTCAATTACACGATCGAACGCAAAAAGTAA